The Marivirga tractuosa DSM 4126 genome contains the following window.
TGATTCCACGTTCAAAAGGAGGTAAGTCTAAATGGACTAACTTGGTTACTGCCTGTAAGCGATGTAATGCAAGAAAAGGAAATAACACACCAGAAGAAAGCGATTTAAAACTCAAACGGCCTCCATTCAAACCTAATTATGTGATGTTTATTCGTGATTTTTCCGGACAAATAGACGAAAAATGGATGCCTTTTTTGAAAACGAAACAAATGAGTGCATAAAAAAACCGCTCTGTTGTTACAGAACGGCTTTTCAATTTAGTGAATAGTTGGTTATGGTTATCTATTACTATCTCAAAAATAGCAATTCTCTGTATTTCGGCAATGGCCAAAGTTCATCATCTACATACAGCTCAAGTTTATCAGCAGCATATCTGATTTTGTCAAAATAAGTCTCTTTTACTTCATCACAATATTTTGCTGCCCTTAAAGTAGTATCGTCAATTTGGTTGAGCTCTTTACGCTTTTCAATCATTTCATGCACCATGCTTCTTAAATCTTTGGTATATCCTGAGATTAATTCAATATTTTTCAAGATTTCAGAATTATCCAATTTCAAAGCACTTAAATTCTTGGCATTCTGCGCTAAAGTGTTTTGATATTTTACCGCAGTAGGAATGATTTGATTTAATGCAATATCTCCCATCAAACGTGACTCAATTTGGATTTTCATTATATAATTCTCCAAATAGATTTCATTACGAGCCTCCAATTCCTCAGGAGTCATCACATTGTGCTTAGCAAAAAGCTTTTTGGATTTTTCTGATACAAATGATTCTAAAGCTCTTGGGGTATTTTTCACATTCGGCAAGCCTCTTTTCTCGGCTTCTTTTTCCCAATCTGCTGAATATCCATCTCCCTCGAATCTTACTTTCTTAGAGTCTTTAATATATTTTCTTAATATGTTGACAATAGCAATTTTCTTGTCGGTTCCTTTTTGCATTTCAGCTTTCACTTCCTTGTGGAACTCATTTAATTGTTCGGCCATAATCAAATTCAAAATTGACATTGGCTGTGCCACATTTTGATCTGAACCTACTGCCCGAAACTCAAATTTATTACCCGTAAATGCAAAAGGAGAGGTTCTGTTTCTATCGGTATTGTCCAAAATGATTTGAGGAATTTTATCTATGCCCAGTTTCATGTACATATTATCCCCTTTATCTATCTTGATATTACCTTTTTCCTCTAATTCATCTAGTACGGCTGTTAACTGCGAACCAATAAAAACTGACATAACAGCAGGAGGTGCTTCATTTGCCCCCAATCTATGGTCATTACTAGCGGAAGCAATAGAAGCTCTTAATAAATCACCATTTTCTGCAACAGCTTTAATGGTGTTTACCAAGAAAACTAAAAATAAAAGATTTTCTCTTGCACTGTTGCTTGGCTGGAATAAGTTAACTCCAGTATTGGTAATCAATGACCAGTTATTGTGTTTTCCACTTCCGTTTAATCCTGCAAATGGTTTCTCGTGGAAAAGTACTTCCAAATCATGTCTGGCGGCTACTCTTCTCATTACATCCATCATCAAACTGTTGTGGTCAGTGGCCACGTTGATGTCTTCAAATAATGGAGCTGCCTCGAATTGGCTTGGAGCCACTTCATTATGTCGAGTTGAAATCGGAATGCCCAGTTTTAAACATTCAATTTCAAAATCTTTCATATAATTATAAATCCTGCTTGGGATAGATCCAAAATAATGATCATCCAATTGTTGGCCCCTAGCTGGATTATGACCAAATAAAGTTCTTCCAGACATTAATAAATCAGGTCTTGCATTAAAGAGCGCTTTATCCACCACAAAGTATTCTTGTTCGCAACCCAAGGAAGCATTTACTCTGTTTACATTTCTGTCAAATAATTGCACTACTTTGGTTGCTGCTTGATCAACAGCTTCTACTGCTTTAAGCAATGGAGCTTTATGATCTAAAGCCTCTCCTGTATAAGCTACAAAAATAGTAGGAATACAAAGCGTTCTTCCAAAAATGAACATAGGGGAAGAAGGATCCCAAGCTGTATAACCTCTAGCTTCAAAAGTAGTTCTCAATCCTCCATTAGGGAATGAAGATGCATCAGGTTCTTGTTGAACCAACATGGAGCCAGCGAAAACTTCAATACCTTTTTGAGCATTGAAAAATGAATCGTGCTTTTCTGCAGTTGAACCTGTTAATGGTTGGAACCAGTGTGTGTAATGGGTCACGCCTTTAGTGATTGCCCAAGCCTTTACTGCAGAAGCAATTTGGTCTGCAGTTTCCATATCTATTTTTTTGCCTTTGTCTATGGCACTACTTACTTTTTTGAAAACATCAGGAGCCAAAGTTGCTTTCATTTGGTCCAATGTAAATACATCCTGTGCAAAATAATCTGAAATTTTGTTGGATGGTGCCTCGATTCTATCCGTAGTTCTTTTTGAAACGATATCGAGTGCGTTGAATCTTAAATGAGCCATTATTATGTTTTTTGGTTTAAATTTCGATTCAAATTTAATGATTTTTTGGAACTTGGCTTAATTTAGGTTAAAATTATATCTGACTTTTTTGATTTATATTGTTTTTTGTCTGAAAAGAGGTTTTTTTGAAGCGTTATTTTAAAAAATTGTTTCTTTTTGAAATTATAAGCAGCTTTATCATCTTTGTAAACTTATTCTATATAAACCCTGCATGCTAATCGAAATGAAGGTAAGAAGGCATAGAATGTTGATGAACTTGGCTGTTAAACCTTGACCATTCCTTGTAGTAAATTAAAAGTAGTTATACATATATGAAACAAAGACTCTTATTTTTAGCTCTCTATGGGTTAGCTTGGTTGTTACTTTTTACTTTTTTTCGCGTTGTTTTTTATGCTTACCAATTCGCATTATTGGAAAATATAGCCATTTCAGGAATATTGCGTTCATTCTATTATGGTCTTCCTCTTGATTTATCATTTTCAGCTTATATTTTGGTAATTCCTGCACTTCTCATTGCGTTCACCACCATTTTTTCAGCGCATATTATCAGACCGATATTGAAATTATATTCTGCCTTAGTTGTAATATTTGTGGTACTAGTACAGACAGTAGATTTAGAATTATTCAGAACATGGGGCTTCAGAATCGATAATACCCCATTACAATACATCGATACACCTGGCGAAATGTGGGCGTCTTCTGCTTCTTCACCAATTCTCCTTCTTGTTTTAATATTTATTTTCACCATGGTAGCCATCAATTATGGTCTAGGTAAATTGATAGATCGTTCATTTAGGTCTTTCCCTGAAATGAAAATATATTACTTCCCTGTTTTTATTGTGTTAATGGCTTCATTGATAATACCTATTCGTGGTGGATTTCAGTTGGCACCCATCAATCAGAGTATTGCTTATTTTTCTACAGATGATATTCTGAATCAAGCCGCTTTGAATGCTCCTTGGGTTTTCTTTCACAGTGTAATGGCATCTGATGGAAAACCTGTTAATCCTTATGTTTCAATGGATTGGGAAAAAGCTGACTCCTTAGTTTCACCACTTTATAAAAAGCAGGCATTACCACCGCAAATTCTCAATAAAGACAGTTTGAATGTGGTGCTTATTGTCTGGGAAAGTTTCACGTCAAATGTGGTAGCGTCTTTAAATGGCGAAAAAGGTGTTACGCCTAAATTTGAGGAACTAATGAAAGAAGGTATTTTGATTGAAGGTATGTTTGCAACTGCCTCACGTAGCGACAAGGGCTTAGTAGCCTTATTAAGTGGTTACCCTTCTCAGGGAAATGAGTCCATCATGAAAATTCCTAACAAAACGAAAAAACTACCAGCATTAGCACATGACTTCAAGAATGCAGGTTATAAAACCAGTTTTTATTATGGTGGTGAATTGGAGTTTGCCAATATGAAATCTTACCTTATGAATAGTGGGTTTGAAAATATTTATGGTAAAGAAATTTTTGATGAGAAGGATATGAATTCCAAATGGGGCGCTCATGATGGTGTGGTTTTTAACAAACTCCTGGAGGATATGAAAACTGCAGAAACTCCTTTTTTTAAAAATATATTTACCTTAAGTAGTCATGAACCATTTGAAGTACCGGTAAAATCTGTTTTTGAAGGTAAAGATGAGCGAAGTTTATTTTTGAACAGTATGCATTATACCGATGAAGTACTCTATGATTTTTTACAGCAAGCTAAGCAACTTCCCTCGTACAAAAATACGCTCTTTGTTATAGTTGCTGATCATGGGCACCGACTTCCTGAAAATGTGCAGACAGAAAACCCTGAAAAATATGAAATTCCTGTATTATGGTATGGCGAGCCTTTGCAGTTTAAAGATTCTGTAATCCGGAGAGTTTGTCAGCAAACTGATTTGGCTTATACTTTATTGAATGAACTTAAATTGGATGCCTCAGCCTATAAATGGAGTAATAATATTTTCGATGCGGATACACACCAGTTTGGCTTAGCGACAGCTAAAAATGGATTTGTTTGGATTGATACATTGGGCGCTGTTTCTTATGATTATTTGGCTCATAGTACGATTTATAATGCACACCCTAAAGCTGACAGTGTGCTGGAATTAGGGAGAGCACATTTACAACTGACATTTCAGGATTACTTAAATAAATAGTGTCTTTGCAGCTCGAAATAATCATGCATTTCCACTTATAGGATTTAGATAACACATTGTGCAGTATTAAGTGGTTGTAAAAAATGAAGTAATGAAAAAAGTAGCATTTTACACCTTAGGTTGCAAACTTAATTTCTCAGAAACATCCTCTATTTCAAGAATGTTTGAAAACAGAGGTTACGAGAAGGTGGATTTTCAGGCAAACCCTGACATTTTTATTATCAATACCTGTTCAGTAACAGAAAATGCTGATAAAAAATGCAAAAAGGTTGTAAAAGAAGCCAAAAAAATCAATCCTGATGCTTTTGTAACTATTATCGGCTGTTATGCACAGCTAAAGCCAAAAGAAATTTCAGAAATTAAAGGGGTCGATGCCGTTTTAGGTGCAGCAGAGAAATTTCAGTTGATTGATAAATTGGATGGCTTCACTAAAAAGGATGCTCCTCAAGTATTAGCTTCCGATATAAAAGAAGCCAAGAGTTTTAATAATGCTTTTTCGATAAATGACAGAACTCGGACTTTTCTAAAAGTTCAGGATGGTTGTAATTACCATTGTGCATTTTGCACCATTCCTTTAGCTAGAGGGAAAAGCAGAAGTGACACCATCGAGAACATTGTAAAAAGCGCCAAGCAAATTGCAAGTGAAGATGTAAAAGAAATTGTATTAACAGGAGTGAATACGGGGGATTTTGGTATTCAAGAGGGGAAAAGAAAGGAGCGCTTCGTGGATCTTGTTAAAGAACTGGATAATGTAGAAGGGATAGATAGATTTAGGATTTCTAGTATTGAACCTAATTTGTTAACAAATGAAATTATCGAGTTTGTAAGTCAATCCAAAAGATTTGTGCCCCATTTTCATGTCCCACTCCAAAGTGGTAGTAATATAATTTTGCGTAAAATGAGAAGACGCTATTTGCGAGAACTTTATGAAGATCGAGTAGCGAAAATTAAGCAATTGATGCCGCAATGTTGTATTGGTGTAGATGTTATTGTAGGATTCCCAGGAGAAACAGATGAAAACTTTTTAGAGACTTATCATTTCTTGAAAGAATTGCCGGTCTCCTATTTGCATGTGTTCACCTATTCTGAAAGACCCAATACTGATGCAGACGAAATGGACGAAGTAGTTCCAATGAAAGTTCGTAATGAGCGTTCTAAAATGCTAAGAAGCTTATCTGAAAAGAAAAAGAGAGCTTTTTATGAAGAAAATCTGGATAGGGAAGAAGTAGTATTATTTGAGAAGGATATCCATGATGGCTTGATGGAAGGCTTTACGGATAATTATGTTCGAGTGGTAGCCAAATACGATCCGATCTTGATTAATGAATTGAAAAAGGTGAAACTCAGCAATCTGAATGCTGAGGGATTGATGGAAGTGACCGAGGTAGAAACTGAAGTTTTGCAGCATTGAATTTCCTAAGTTGACAAGTTAGCACGTTGTCAAGTTTTCAGGTTGACGTGAATCTCCCTGACTCGTTTTAAGTAAAGTTTACATAAAAAAAGCTGTCTCTTACGATTAGTAAATGACAGCTTTTTTTGTCTTAATTCTAGAATCTTATTTAGATATTCTCTCAATTAAATCAGCGGCTCTGTTAGAGTAGCCTGCTTCATTATCGTACCATCCAACAACTTTGGCTAATTTGCCTGAAACTGAAGTTAAGGCAGAGTCAAAGATACAAGAATGCGTGTTTCCAACGATATCAATTGAAACAATTGGATCTTCTGTATACTCTAAAATACCCTTCATGCTACCTTCAGATGCTTTTTTCATAGCAGCATTAACTTCCTCTTTAGTTGCTTCTTTCTTCAATTCTAAAGTGAAATCAGTTAATGAACCATCAGGAATTGGAACCCTCATTGCTATACCATCTAATTTACCTTGTAAGTGAGGTAAAACTAAACCAACAGCTTTTGCAGCTCCTGTAGAAGTAGGGACGATAGAGTAAGCAGCAGCTCTAGCTCTTCTTAAATCCTTATGGGGCCCATCTTGTAAGTTCTGATCAGCAGTATAAGCGTGAACAGTAGTAATGTAACCCTTTTCAATTCCAAAAGTGTCATCTAAAACCTTAGCCATAGGAGCAAGGCAGTTGGTAGTACAAGAAGCATTTGAAAGGATGGTTTCATCTCCTGTCATTGTATCGTCATTAACACCTAATACAACAGTAGGAACGTTTCCTTTTGCTGGTGCAGAAATTACTACTTTTTTAGCACCTGCCTTAATATGTTTTCCAGCATTTTCTTCATCCACAAAAAGCCCAGTAGATTCTAAAACGATTTCTACACCCATTTTTCCCCAAGGAAGGTTGGCTGGGTCTCTTTCAGCTGAAACAGCAATGCTTTTTCCATTAACAATAATAGAATTGTCCGTATGCGAAACATCTCCTGGAAATTTACCATGAACTGAATCGTACTTTAATAAGTGTGCTAAAGTTTTGGTATCAGTAAGGTCATTGATACCGACCACTTCAACATTATTTTTTTGCAGCAGGGCTCTGAAAGTTAATCTTCCAATACGCCCGAATCCGTTAATTCCAACTTTTACGTTTGACATGTTGATATAATTTATTTTAGTTAAGTTAAATTAAGGCGTAAATATAAACCTACTTGCCAGCATTATCAAATTAGAACCCTAAAGGTTTAGCTTTGAAAATTATTTTCTTTTTTTTTAGGGTAAGGGTTTGTAATTAAAAAACAGCCTTCTATATTTGCATCTCCATTTACAAATGGCCCGTTCATCTAGGGGTTAGGATATCAGGTTTTCATCCTGGAAACAGGGGTTCGATTCCCCTACGGGCTACTTTAGAGTACTTAATAAAGTCGTTATTAAGTGATAGATTTTAATGGAAGATTAGATTTTTGTTCAGGTTATTTTTGAATGAAATTTTATCAAATTACCGTTTCACTTTGGGGTGATCAGTCTTCAGCTGACATCTAGGGGTTACAGTATCAGGTTTTTCACTTAAAGAGTGACCAGCTTCTGGCTGGCATCCGCAGGATAGAGCTTGATATTAGAATTAGGTTATAAAAAAAAAAGTAGCATGGCCCGTTCATCTAGGGGTTAGGATATCAGGTTTTCATCCTGGAAACAGGGGTTCGATTCCCCTACGGGCTACAAAGGCTGTCAGAAATGGCAGCCTTTTTTTATTGCTATCAAATCAATTACTTTAGTATTTAAAATAATTATGATCATGTGGTATTATTGTTATGTATTAGAGAGTACAGTAGACCATACTACCTATGTTGGGTCTACGGACAACTTAAAGGAGACTCTAGGAACATAATAGCGATAAAACAAAATCTCTAAAACACAAAATTCCAATGAGGTTAGTTTATTGTGAAGCCTACAGAAGCAAGACACTAGGCATAAAAAGAGAGTGATTTTTAAAAAAGAATAGTGCGGTAAAAGCTGAGCTTTATAGCAGAATTTTTGAATAGAAATTAAGGGTTCTCAGCCGGAGGCTGACCAGCCTCTGGCTGGGATTCTCCGCTAGCTAGCGGACTACAAAGGCTGTCAGAATTGGCAGCCTTTTTTTATTTCTAGCTAAAAATACATTTTAATAATTAATGAAAATGTAAAATGTCTTGTTATTTATTGAGCTAAAAACGACTCAATATAATATTACTCATCCTTCTTTATCCACTTTTTCCGCATAATCAAGCCAAAGACAATAGAAAACAGTACAGTCTTGAAAAATGATTCCTGTATTTGATCAGTAAGTGTTGTTTCATCTTCAATTAAATACATTAAGAAAGAATCTAATATCCAAAATACCAAGGCCGTAATCCCAATCCTGATCAGAAATGTTTTATTCATATCTCTCAATTACAAATTACTCCTCCAGTGTGTCTTCCAATTCTCTCAAATCCACAGGAACCACTCTAGAAATTCCTAATTCAACCATAGTTACACCATAAATCACATCTGTGCTGGACATGGTTCTTTTATTGTGTGTCACAATAATAAACTGTGATTCTTTCGAGAATTCTCGGATGATATTATTGAATTTATCAATATTGGCATCATCCAACGGGGCATCTACCTCATCAAAAATACAGAAAGGTGCAGGCTTTAAAAGATAAATTGCAAAGAGTAGGGAAGTAGCCGTTAAGGTTTTTTCTCCTCCTGATAATTGATTGATGGTCAATGGTCTTTTACCTTTTGGCTTTGCCATGATCTCAATTTTGGACTCTAAAGGATTATCTGGATCAGATAATTGTAAATCACACTCATCTTCATGGGTGAAAAGCGTACGGAATACCTTTTGAAAATTCTCTTTTATTTTTTCGTAAGCTTCAATGAAATTAGTTCGGGCTACTTCATCAATTTCAGTAATGGTGTTGAGCAATGATTCTTTCGCATTGCGTAAATCTTCTCGCTGGGTTAAGATGAAATCATTCCGTTCTTTAATTTCTTCATAAGCCTCCATTGCCATTGGGTTAATGGGGCCAATGCGCTCCATTCTTTCCTTTAATTTGCTTACGGTATTTCTTAAATCATCAGCCGTTTCATCAGTCTCCACTTCCTCTTCTTGAGAATTCATGATCTTATCCAAATCAATATCGAATTCCACAGAAAGCCTTTCTTTCACACTATTCAGCTCTAGTTTGGTTTCATTCAGGTTATTCTGAATGTGCATCAAAAGCTCGTCTACTTGCTCTTTATTGCGCTGAATATTCCGGCTTTCTTTCTCAATTTCGTCAATTTGCCCACGGGCGGCATAGTAATCTTTCTCTACATCATTTACACCAATTTCAATCTGCTCTTTTTCATCATACATTCCCAATAATTCATCATCATTGGTTTCAGCCGTATCAATTATGCCTTTTATGGCTTCCTCATTTTCTTTTAATTCAAGCTGGTTTTTCTCTAATCGGTCTTTGCTACTTTCAAAAGCAGTTTGCTTATAGCTTATTTCTTGCTCGAGGCTATTGACCCTATTTTGCTGCTGATGAAATTCAATATTTTCCTGATTGAAGGCAGATGATTTTTGGCTTAAAATTTCGTCTTGAACACTGAGGTCTTCACTTATAATGCTGAGCCTTTGTTCAATCTCCTTAAGTTTATCAGACTTTTTGCTAGCATCGGGCTTAATGGCTTCAATTTCCTCCATTAATGTTTCTCGCTGCTGTTCCATGCCCTCGCGCTTATTGGCAGCACTATTAAGCATTTGAGAAAACTGTTCTTGTTTAGTTCGAACGGAAACATATTCAGAGTTTACTTCATTTATTTCCGTTTGAAGGATTTCAATATTTTCTCTGTAGCTATGTTCCTTTAAGTTATCCAAATCATTTTGTCGGCTTTCCAGGCTTTCTTTGATTTGGCTTATTTTTTTATTTAAATCCTTTATTTCAACTTGAAGCTTCTCTAAGTTTTTGGCTCTACCAATTCTTTTTCCTTCAAAGAGCCCTACGGAGCCTCCAGACATGCTGAATTTCCTTTTGGTAACCTTTCCGCTTTGGGTGATAAAGACACTGTCTTTATCATCAGGAATGGAATTGTAGTCACCTTTTACTACATATACATTGTCAAGAATGAAACCAATAAGCTTCTTGTACTTGGCATCATACTCTACAATTTCAGTAGCAGCCACAGCCTGATCGTAAAGCTTTGAATCACTTGGTTTGAATTTGTCAAAATTATCTAAAATGAAAAAATGTGCTTTTCCTTTGCTAGCATCACTTAATAAATTGACTGCTTCAAAAGCTTGGGCTTCAGTTTCCACTATATAATAATTCATATAGGGCTCAAGGAAGTTTTCAATAGTAATGCGGTAATCTTCAGAACAAGTTAAAACATCTGAAAGGAGAGGAGCATTTTTACCCCATTTTGAACTCTTCTTTAGGAATTTAATAGCTTCAGGAAATCCTTCTAAATTATCAACCAAAGATTTGGTCAGATTGTATTCGTTTTCCCTTGCATCCAGCTTACGAGAAGATTGGGTCAATTCCTCCCTGATTAATTCAATGGTGTTTTTATGGTCTTCAATTTGTTGATTGAGATGATCTTCCTTGTGTTTAAGATTAGATAAGTATTCGTTTTTTTCTTTTAAGATTTTTGAAAGCTCTTCCAGTTTAGCGTCAAATTCTTCCAAACTAGCAGATTGCTCCGTAGTATCTGTACTACTCTTTTCCAATTCCTGTTTTACTGATGAAAGCTGAATTTCTTTGATTTCCAGTGATTTGTTGAGCTGGTAAACTTCATTTTGTAAAGCTTTTTGCTGTTGATTTAAAGTATTGACTTCCTCTCGGATAGCAGCAGTTTTATTTTTCTGTTCTTCAAATTCAGATTTTAGTACTTCAACTCTTTGTTCTGTCTCAAAGAATATCTTTTCTGCTGAGGTCTTTTCTTGCTCTAAACTTTTAATACTGAAAGAAGCCCGTTCATTGCTTTGCTTATCCTGCTCAATTTGATTTTTTAAACTATCACTTTTATCCTGCAAGAAGCGTAATCGCTCATTCTTGATTTTCTTTTCGCTTTCATATTGCCTGATTTTATTCACGTGTTCATTGAGTGCTTTCTGACGGCTAGCCAATAACTTCTCTTTTTGCAATAATTCAGATTTGCCTTTTTCCAAAGCTGCTTCCTGTTCAGCTAATTGTCTATTTAGGCTGAGTTTTTTGTCATTTTCAGCTTCAACTTGTTTGGTGAGGTTAAGAAATACTTCTCTTTTGTCTGCTACTGTTTTCTTAGCCAGTAAAATACTTTTCTCCTTGTATTCACCTTTGTATTGATAATATCGCTCAGCTTGCTTCGCTTGTTTCTCAAGTGATTTTAAGTTTTTCTCAATCTCAAAGAGTAAATCTTCTACTCTTTCTAAATCAGCGTCCGTATCGGATAATTTTTTGATCGTTTCCTTCTTTCTGATTTTGAATTTACTAATACCAGCCGCCTCTTCGAACAAGCCTCTTCTGGAATTGTCTTTGTCAGTCAAGATATCATCCACCATTTTTAATTCAATGATGGCATAACTATTAGAGCTAATCCCAGTGTCCATAAAGAGGTTTGTAATATCTTTTAATCGACAACTCACTCCATTGAGTAAATATTCACTTTCCCCGGTTCGATAATACCTTCTGGTGATGGTAACATTAGAGTATTCGGTTGGAAGAAGATTTTTGGTATTATTAAAAGTAAGTGAAACTTCAGCTAAATTACTTTGCTTACGTTTTTTAGTACCATTAAAAATAACGTTCTCCATTTTATCGGATCGGAGCATTCGTGATTTTTGTTCACCTAATACCCATCTAATGGCATCCACTACATTGGATTTACCACATCCGTTTGGCCCCACAATTCCAGTGATACCTTTATCAAAATTAATGACCATTCGGTCACCGAAACTCTTAAATCCTTTTATTTCAAGTTTGGTTAGCTGCATAATTCTTACTCAAAAAATCTACGCTCGAAAAAAGCGGATAACAAATTTATAATTTATTTGGAGAAGTGGGTAATGATAAAGGATGTTCTGTTTAAAAAATGCTTAAACGGTTGATATAAAACTACTGAATTGATT
Protein-coding sequences here:
- the smc gene encoding chromosome segregation protein SMC, producing the protein MQLTKLEIKGFKSFGDRMVINFDKGITGIVGPNGCGKSNVVDAIRWVLGEQKSRMLRSDKMENVIFNGTKKRKQSNLAEVSLTFNNTKNLLPTEYSNVTITRRYYRTGESEYLLNGVSCRLKDITNLFMDTGISSNSYAIIELKMVDDILTDKDNSRRGLFEEAAGISKFKIRKKETIKKLSDTDADLERVEDLLFEIEKNLKSLEKQAKQAERYYQYKGEYKEKSILLAKKTVADKREVFLNLTKQVEAENDKKLSLNRQLAEQEAALEKGKSELLQKEKLLASRQKALNEHVNKIRQYESEKKIKNERLRFLQDKSDSLKNQIEQDKQSNERASFSIKSLEQEKTSAEKIFFETEQRVEVLKSEFEEQKNKTAAIREEVNTLNQQQKALQNEVYQLNKSLEIKEIQLSSVKQELEKSSTDTTEQSASLEEFDAKLEELSKILKEKNEYLSNLKHKEDHLNQQIEDHKNTIELIREELTQSSRKLDARENEYNLTKSLVDNLEGFPEAIKFLKKSSKWGKNAPLLSDVLTCSEDYRITIENFLEPYMNYYIVETEAQAFEAVNLLSDASKGKAHFFILDNFDKFKPSDSKLYDQAVAATEIVEYDAKYKKLIGFILDNVYVVKGDYNSIPDDKDSVFITQSGKVTKRKFSMSGGSVGLFEGKRIGRAKNLEKLQVEIKDLNKKISQIKESLESRQNDLDNLKEHSYRENIEILQTEINEVNSEYVSVRTKQEQFSQMLNSAANKREGMEQQRETLMEEIEAIKPDASKKSDKLKEIEQRLSIISEDLSVQDEILSQKSSAFNQENIEFHQQQNRVNSLEQEISYKQTAFESSKDRLEKNQLELKENEEAIKGIIDTAETNDDELLGMYDEKEQIEIGVNDVEKDYYAARGQIDEIEKESRNIQRNKEQVDELLMHIQNNLNETKLELNSVKERLSVEFDIDLDKIMNSQEEEVETDETADDLRNTVSKLKERMERIGPINPMAMEAYEEIKERNDFILTQREDLRNAKESLLNTITEIDEVARTNFIEAYEKIKENFQKVFRTLFTHEDECDLQLSDPDNPLESKIEIMAKPKGKRPLTINQLSGGEKTLTATSLLFAIYLLKPAPFCIFDEVDAPLDDANIDKFNNIIREFSKESQFIIVTHNKRTMSSTDVIYGVTMVELGISRVVPVDLRELEDTLEE
- the gap gene encoding type I glyceraldehyde-3-phosphate dehydrogenase produces the protein MSNVKVGINGFGRIGRLTFRALLQKNNVEVVGINDLTDTKTLAHLLKYDSVHGKFPGDVSHTDNSIIVNGKSIAVSAERDPANLPWGKMGVEIVLESTGLFVDEENAGKHIKAGAKKVVISAPAKGNVPTVVLGVNDDTMTGDETILSNASCTTNCLAPMAKVLDDTFGIEKGYITTVHAYTADQNLQDGPHKDLRRARAAAYSIVPTSTGAAKAVGLVLPHLQGKLDGIAMRVPIPDGSLTDFTLELKKEATKEEVNAAMKKASEGSMKGILEYTEDPIVSIDIVGNTHSCIFDSALTSVSGKLAKVVGWYDNEAGYSNRAADLIERISK
- a CDS encoding LTA synthase family protein yields the protein MKQRLLFLALYGLAWLLLFTFFRVVFYAYQFALLENIAISGILRSFYYGLPLDLSFSAYILVIPALLIAFTTIFSAHIIRPILKLYSALVVIFVVLVQTVDLELFRTWGFRIDNTPLQYIDTPGEMWASSASSPILLLVLIFIFTMVAINYGLGKLIDRSFRSFPEMKIYYFPVFIVLMASLIIPIRGGFQLAPINQSIAYFSTDDILNQAALNAPWVFFHSVMASDGKPVNPYVSMDWEKADSLVSPLYKKQALPPQILNKDSLNVVLIVWESFTSNVVASLNGEKGVTPKFEELMKEGILIEGMFATASRSDKGLVALLSGYPSQGNESIMKIPNKTKKLPALAHDFKNAGYKTSFYYGGELEFANMKSYLMNSGFENIYGKEIFDEKDMNSKWGAHDGVVFNKLLEDMKTAETPFFKNIFTLSSHEPFEVPVKSVFEGKDERSLFLNSMHYTDEVLYDFLQQAKQLPSYKNTLFVIVADHGHRLPENVQTENPEKYEIPVLWYGEPLQFKDSVIRRVCQQTDLAYTLLNELKLDASAYKWSNNIFDADTHQFGLATAKNGFVWIDTLGAVSYDYLAHSTIYNAHPKADSVLELGRAHLQLTFQDYLNK
- a CDS encoding glutamine synthetase III family protein, which gives rise to MAHLRFNALDIVSKRTTDRIEAPSNKISDYFAQDVFTLDQMKATLAPDVFKKVSSAIDKGKKIDMETADQIASAVKAWAITKGVTHYTHWFQPLTGSTAEKHDSFFNAQKGIEVFAGSMLVQQEPDASSFPNGGLRTTFEARGYTAWDPSSPMFIFGRTLCIPTIFVAYTGEALDHKAPLLKAVEAVDQAATKVVQLFDRNVNRVNASLGCEQEYFVVDKALFNARPDLLMSGRTLFGHNPARGQQLDDHYFGSIPSRIYNYMKDFEIECLKLGIPISTRHNEVAPSQFEAAPLFEDINVATDHNSLMMDVMRRVAARHDLEVLFHEKPFAGLNGSGKHNNWSLITNTGVNLFQPSNSARENLLFLVFLVNTIKAVAENGDLLRASIASASNDHRLGANEAPPAVMSVFIGSQLTAVLDELEEKGNIKIDKGDNMYMKLGIDKIPQIILDNTDRNRTSPFAFTGNKFEFRAVGSDQNVAQPMSILNLIMAEQLNEFHKEVKAEMQKGTDKKIAIVNILRKYIKDSKKVRFEGDGYSADWEKEAEKRGLPNVKNTPRALESFVSEKSKKLFAKHNVMTPEELEARNEIYLENYIMKIQIESRLMGDIALNQIIPTAVKYQNTLAQNAKNLSALKLDNSEILKNIELISGYTKDLRSMVHEMIEKRKELNQIDDTTLRAAKYCDEVKETYFDKIRYAADKLELYVDDELWPLPKYRELLFLR
- the mtaB gene encoding tRNA (N(6)-L-threonylcarbamoyladenosine(37)-C(2))-methylthiotransferase MtaB produces the protein MKKVAFYTLGCKLNFSETSSISRMFENRGYEKVDFQANPDIFIINTCSVTENADKKCKKVVKEAKKINPDAFVTIIGCYAQLKPKEISEIKGVDAVLGAAEKFQLIDKLDGFTKKDAPQVLASDIKEAKSFNNAFSINDRTRTFLKVQDGCNYHCAFCTIPLARGKSRSDTIENIVKSAKQIASEDVKEIVLTGVNTGDFGIQEGKRKERFVDLVKELDNVEGIDRFRISSIEPNLLTNEIIEFVSQSKRFVPHFHVPLQSGSNIILRKMRRRYLRELYEDRVAKIKQLMPQCCIGVDVIVGFPGETDENFLETYHFLKELPVSYLHVFTYSERPNTDADEMDEVVPMKVRNERSKMLRSLSEKKKRAFYEENLDREEVVLFEKDIHDGLMEGFTDNYVRVVAKYDPILINELKKVKLSNLNAEGLMEVTEVETEVLQH